A portion of the Meriones unguiculatus strain TT.TT164.6M chromosome 11, Bangor_MerUng_6.1, whole genome shotgun sequence genome contains these proteins:
- the Kcnip1 gene encoding Kv channel-interacting protein 1 isoform X3: MGAVMGTFSSLQTKQRRPSKDIAWWYYQYQRDKIEDELEMTMVCHRPEGLEQLEAQTNFTKRELQVLYRGFKNECPSGAVNEETFKQIYAQFFPHGDASTYAHYLFNAFDTTQTGSVKFEDFVTALSILLRGTVHEKLRWTFNLYDINKDGYINKEEMMDIVKAIYDMMGKYTYPVLKEDTPRQHVDVFFQKMDKNKDGIVTLDEFLESCQEDDNIMRSLQLFQNVM; the protein is encoded by the exons ACATCGCGTGGTGGTATTACCAGTATcagagag ACAAGATCGAGGATGAGCTAGAGATGACCATGGTTTGCCACCGACCTGAGGGACTGGAGCAGCTCGAGGCCCAGACGAACTTCACCAAGAGAGAACTGCAAGTCCTTTACCGGGGATTCAAAAAT GAGTGCCCCAGCGGTGCAGTCAATGAAGAAACGTTCAAGCAGATCTACGCTCAGTTTTTCCCTCATGGAG ATGCCAGCACATACGCCCATTACCTCTTCAATGCCTTCGACACCACCCAGACAGGCTCTGTGAAGTTCGAG GACTTTGTGACTGCTCTGTCCATTTTGCTGAGAGGGACAGTCCATGAAAAACTAAGGTGGACGTTTAATTTGTATGACATCAATAAAGACGGCTACATAAACAAAGAG GAGATGATGGACATAGTCAAAGCCATCTACGACATGATGGGGAAGTACACCTACCCTGTGCTCAAAGAGGACACTCCCAGGCAGCACGTGGACGTCTTCTTCCAG aaaatggataaaaataaaGATGGCATCGTAACTTTAGATGAATTTCTTGAATCCTGTCAGGAG GATGACAACATCATGAGATCTCTACAGCTGTTCCAAAACGTTATGTAA
- the Kcnip1 gene encoding Kv channel-interacting protein 1 isoform X5, protein MGAVMGTFSSLQTKQRRPSKDKIEDELEMTMVCHRPEGLEQLEAQTNFTKRELQVLYRGFKNECPSGAVNEETFKQIYAQFFPHGDASTYAHYLFNAFDTTQTGSVKFEDFVTALSILLRGTVHEKLRWTFNLYDINKDGYINKEEMMDIVKAIYDMMGKYTYPVLKEDTPRQHVDVFFQKMDKNKDGIVTLDEFLESCQEDDNIMRSLQLFQNVM, encoded by the exons ACAAGATCGAGGATGAGCTAGAGATGACCATGGTTTGCCACCGACCTGAGGGACTGGAGCAGCTCGAGGCCCAGACGAACTTCACCAAGAGAGAACTGCAAGTCCTTTACCGGGGATTCAAAAAT GAGTGCCCCAGCGGTGCAGTCAATGAAGAAACGTTCAAGCAGATCTACGCTCAGTTTTTCCCTCATGGAG ATGCCAGCACATACGCCCATTACCTCTTCAATGCCTTCGACACCACCCAGACAGGCTCTGTGAAGTTCGAG GACTTTGTGACTGCTCTGTCCATTTTGCTGAGAGGGACAGTCCATGAAAAACTAAGGTGGACGTTTAATTTGTATGACATCAATAAAGACGGCTACATAAACAAAGAG GAGATGATGGACATAGTCAAAGCCATCTACGACATGATGGGGAAGTACACCTACCCTGTGCTCAAAGAGGACACTCCCAGGCAGCACGTGGACGTCTTCTTCCAG aaaatggataaaaataaaGATGGCATCGTAACTTTAGATGAATTTCTTGAATCCTGTCAGGAG GATGACAACATCATGAGATCTCTACAGCTGTTCCAAAACGTTATGTAA